The Victivallaceae bacterium genome contains a region encoding:
- a CDS encoding rod shape-determining protein MreC, producing the protein MFYKQKIKRDQRKYLFVIGICLSIIIGVGGVFEGKIRNFIQEKRIFFLRKIFSTPITSSKTISPVAYDEENFLLRRDLDHLKREYAGLCHFFLSDHISAKFQRNIATAKVVYRDPSFWNSSFWIDIGQKNGFDLKKNSPVVSGGFLVGLVDYVGDNQSRVRMITDAGIKPSVYVPGKRYKDALMKTCVSFLIRHLQNISDYDTHSLVKELTLLNDEWDVDFSLKEDSVIFGVLNGTGNPLRTKYSRLLKGHGFCQGKNDNGLSLSKGDILVTTGFDGVFPEGIPVAEVVTVIMPQEGDYILELEAQPLVKDLDLLNEVIVLPPVNFNSDDFPDILGASIK; encoded by the coding sequence ATGTTTTATAAGCAAAAAATAAAACGAGATCAAAGAAAATATTTGTTTGTTATCGGTATTTGTTTATCCATTATTATCGGAGTAGGAGGAGTTTTCGAAGGAAAAATAAGAAATTTTATTCAGGAAAAAAGGATTTTTTTTTTACGTAAGATTTTTTCGACTCCGATAACTTCTTCGAAAACGATATCTCCGGTTGCTTATGATGAGGAAAATTTTCTTTTAAGAAGAGATTTGGATCATCTTAAAAGAGAATATGCCGGTTTATGCCATTTTTTTTTGTCTGATCATATATCCGCTAAGTTTCAAAGAAACATTGCTACTGCAAAGGTGGTTTATAGAGATCCGTCATTCTGGAATAGTTCTTTTTGGATAGATATTGGTCAAAAAAACGGTTTTGATTTAAAAAAAAACAGTCCTGTAGTTTCGGGAGGATTTTTAGTCGGTCTTGTAGATTATGTTGGTGACAATCAATCCAGAGTACGAATGATTACTGATGCAGGGATCAAACCTTCCGTTTATGTTCCGGGAAAAAGATATAAGGATGCTCTCATGAAGACCTGCGTTTCTTTTTTGATTAGGCATCTTCAAAACATCTCGGATTACGATACTCATAGCTTAGTAAAGGAATTGACTCTTTTAAATGATGAGTGGGACGTCGATTTTTCATTAAAAGAAGATTCGGTAATATTCGGGGTTCTAAATGGTACCGGAAATCCTTTAAGGACGAAATATTCCCGTTTATTGAAGGGCCATGGTTTTTGTCAGGGAAAAAATGATAACGGGCTTTCTTTATCGAAGGGCGATATTTTGGTTACGACCGGATTTGATGGTGTTTTTCCTGAGGGTATTCCCGTAGCTGAAGTTGTTACGGTGATTATGCCTCAGGAAGGGGATTATATTTTGGAATTGGAGGCACAACCTTTGGTTAAGGATCTTGATCTGTTAAACGAAGTTATCGTTCTTCCTCCGGTTAATTTTAATTCAGATGATTTTCCGGATATTCTTGGGGCATCTATAAAGTAA